The following are encoded together in the Bradyrhizobium sp. CCGUVB1N3 genome:
- a CDS encoding DUF1269 domain-containing protein, producing MSDLVAIVYPSEAKAEEVRQKILKLQKEYLIKIHDAVIAVKTGDSVKLNQLVNTAMTGAASGSFWGLLFGLVFLNPLIGVALGAGAGALGGALTDFGIRDQFMKDLAAKVKSGDAVLFLLIQSMTADKVLNEIKDAGGTVLKTSLDEKKEKHLRDTLAAATQSKAA from the coding sequence ATGTCAGACCTTGTTGCGATCGTGTACCCATCCGAAGCCAAGGCAGAAGAAGTTCGGCAGAAAATACTCAAGCTCCAGAAGGAGTATCTGATCAAGATCCATGATGCCGTGATCGCGGTCAAAACCGGAGATTCTGTCAAACTCAATCAGCTTGTGAACACGGCGATGACAGGCGCCGCAAGCGGCAGCTTCTGGGGACTGCTGTTTGGATTGGTGTTCCTGAATCCCCTTATCGGCGTAGCTCTCGGCGCCGGCGCAGGCGCATTGGGCGGCGCGCTGACCGATTTCGGGATCAGAGATCAGTTCATGAAAGATCTCGCCGCGAAGGTGAAATCGGGAGATGCCGTTCTGTTCCTGCTGATCCAGAGCATGACCGCAGACAAGGTTCTCAATGAGATCAAGGATGCGGGAGGAACGGTCCTCAAGACCTCGCTCGATGAAAAGAAGGAAAAGCACCTGCGCGATACCCTCGCAGCCGCAACTCAGTCCAAGGCCGCATAG